In Comamonadaceae bacterium OS-1, a single window of DNA contains:
- the serB gene encoding phosphoserine phosphatase, with the protein MSLPQEISPGLVLQGITPPLRLADFKLIAFDMDSTLINIECVDEIADAAGRKAEVSAITEAAMRGEITDYKDSLRQRVALLKGVSVASMEQVYTQRLQLNPGAATLVAACKAAGMQVLLVSGGFTFFTDRIRDLLHIDATRSNHLETENGLLTGRMVDQPWGDICDGDEKRKMLLETCAQMGIGPHQAIAMGDGANDLPMMGVAGLSVAYHAKPAVRAQAMVAINTGGLDRLLEILN; encoded by the coding sequence ATGTCCCTCCCGCAAGAAATCTCCCCCGGCCTGGTCCTCCAAGGCATCACCCCACCGTTGCGTCTGGCCGACTTCAAACTCATTGCCTTCGACATGGATTCAACCCTGATCAACATCGAATGCGTGGACGAGATCGCCGATGCCGCAGGCCGCAAGGCCGAGGTGTCGGCCATCACCGAAGCGGCCATGCGTGGCGAAATCACCGACTACAAGGACAGCCTGCGCCAGCGCGTGGCCCTGCTCAAGGGCGTGAGCGTGGCCAGCATGGAACAGGTCTACACCCAGCGCCTGCAACTCAACCCCGGCGCGGCCACCTTGGTGGCGGCCTGCAAGGCGGCGGGCATGCAGGTGTTGCTGGTCAGCGGCGGTTTTACATTTTTTACCGACCGGATTCGTGACTTATTACACATTGATGCAACCCGCTCCAACCACCTGGAAACCGAAAACGGCCTGCTCACCGGCCGCATGGTGGACCAGCCCTGGGGCGATATTTGCGACGGCGACGAGAAGCGCAAGATGCTGCTGGAGACCTGCGCCCAGATGGGCATTGGCCCGCACCAGGCCATCGCCATGGGAGACGGTGCCAACGACCTGCCCATGATGGGCGTGGCCGGTCTGTCGGTGGCATACCACGCCAAACCGGCGGTGCGCGCCCAGGCCATGGTGGCCATCAACACCGGCGGGCTGGACCGGCTCCTAGAGATACTCAACTAA
- the cstA gene encoding peptide transporter CstA yields MHTQPKSWTQHALWALVALGGAGALATIALHRGETVNALWVVATAIAVYLIAYRYYSLFIADTVLKLDPDRPTPAVRLNDGLDYVPTNKYVLFGHHFAAIAGAGPLVGPVLAAQMGYLPGMLWILAGVVFAGAVQDFMVLFISTRRDGRSLGDLIKSELGAVPGVIALFGTFMIMVIILAVLALIVVKALAESPWGTFTVAATIPLALFMGVYTRYIRPGKIGEVSVIGFVLLIASIVGGGQVAASPEWAPMFTFDGKQLTWILIAYGFIASVLPVWLLLAPRDYLSTFLKIGAILALAIGIVVIAPDLKMPAITRFVDGSGPVWAGSLFPFLFITIACGAVSGFHALISSGTTPKLLENEAQARFIGYGAMLMESFVAIMALVAASIIEPGVYFAMNSPLAVLGPTAESAAQVISQWGFVVTPDMLLQTAKDVGETTIISRAGGAPTLAVGMAQIFSHMVGGKAMMGFWYHFAILFEALFILTAVDAGTRAGRFMLQDLLGTFVPSLKKTDSWISSGLATGLCVAAWGYFLYQGVVDPLGGINTLWPLFGISNQMLASVALILGTVVLFKMKRERYAWVSLLPAGWLLICTMTAGWQKLFDANPKIGFLAHAAKYRDALDQGKLLAPAKALEDMHRVVVNDYIDATLCAFFMVVVVSILFYGIRACLAARRASQPTTRETGVPVVMPVRMTARGGRANA; encoded by the coding sequence ATGCACACTCAACCAAAAAGCTGGACCCAGCACGCCCTGTGGGCGCTGGTGGCGCTGGGCGGCGCGGGGGCACTGGCCACCATTGCGCTGCACCGGGGCGAAACCGTCAACGCCCTGTGGGTGGTGGCCACGGCGATTGCGGTGTACCTGATCGCCTACCGCTACTACAGCCTGTTCATTGCCGACACGGTGCTCAAGCTCGACCCCGACCGCCCTACCCCGGCCGTGCGGCTCAACGACGGGCTGGACTACGTTCCCACCAACAAATACGTGCTGTTTGGCCACCATTTTGCGGCGATTGCCGGGGCCGGCCCGCTGGTCGGCCCGGTGCTGGCCGCGCAAATGGGCTACCTGCCCGGCATGCTGTGGATTCTGGCGGGCGTGGTGTTTGCCGGGGCGGTGCAGGACTTCATGGTGCTGTTCATCTCGACCCGGCGCGACGGCCGCTCGCTGGGCGACCTGATCAAGTCGGAGCTGGGCGCGGTGCCCGGGGTGATTGCGCTGTTCGGCACCTTCATGATCATGGTGATCATTTTGGCGGTGCTGGCGCTGATTGTGGTCAAGGCCCTGGCCGAAAGCCCCTGGGGCACGTTTACCGTGGCGGCCACCATTCCGCTGGCGCTGTTCATGGGCGTGTATACCCGCTACATCCGCCCCGGCAAGATTGGCGAGGTGTCGGTGATCGGCTTTGTGCTGCTGATCGCCTCCATCGTCGGCGGCGGCCAGGTGGCAGCCAGCCCCGAATGGGCACCCATGTTCACGTTTGACGGCAAGCAGCTCACCTGGATCTTGATTGCCTACGGTTTCATTGCATCCGTGCTGCCGGTGTGGCTGCTGCTGGCCCCGCGCGACTATTTGTCCACCTTCTTGAAGATCGGCGCGATTCTGGCGCTGGCCATCGGCATCGTGGTGATTGCCCCCGACCTGAAGATGCCCGCCATCACCCGCTTTGTGGATGGCAGCGGCCCGGTGTGGGCAGGCAGCCTGTTTCCGTTCCTGTTCATCACCATCGCCTGCGGCGCGGTGTCGGGCTTTCACGCGCTGATCTCGTCGGGCACCACGCCCAAGCTGCTGGAAAACGAGGCCCAGGCCCGCTTCATCGGCTACGGCGCGATGCTGATGGAGTCTTTTGTGGCCATCATGGCCCTGGTGGCCGCGTCCATCATCGAGCCGGGCGTGTACTTTGCGATGAACAGCCCGCTGGCCGTGCTGGGCCCTACGGCCGAAAGCGCCGCGCAGGTGATCTCGCAGTGGGGCTTCGTGGTCACGCCCGACATGCTGCTGCAAACCGCCAAGGACGTGGGCGAAACCACCATCATCTCGCGGGCCGGTGGCGCACCCACGCTGGCCGTGGGCATGGCGCAAATCTTCTCGCACATGGTGGGCGGCAAGGCCATGATGGGCTTCTGGTACCACTTCGCCATTTTGTTTGAAGCCCTGTTCATCCTCACCGCGGTCGACGCGGGCACCCGTGCCGGCCGCTTCATGCTGCAAGACCTGCTGGGCACCTTTGTGCCCTCGCTGAAAAAGACCGACTCGTGGATCAGCAGCGGCCTGGCTACCGGCCTGTGCGTGGCGGCCTGGGGCTACTTTTTGTACCAGGGCGTGGTCGATCCGCTGGGCGGCATCAACACCCTGTGGCCGCTGTTCGGCATCTCCAACCAGATGCTGGCCAGCGTGGCGCTGATTCTGGGCACCGTAGTGCTGTTCAAGATGAAGCGCGAGCGCTACGCCTGGGTCAGCCTGCTGCCCGCGGGCTGGCTGCTGATCTGCACCATGACGGCTGGCTGGCAAAAGCTGTTCGATGCCAATCCCAAGATCGGCTTCCTGGCCCATGCCGCCAAGTACCGCGACGCGCTCGACCAGGGCAAGCTGCTGGCCCCCGCCAAGGCCCTTGAGGACATGCACCGCGTGGTCGTCAACGACTACATCGATGCCACGCTGTGCGCCTTCTTCATGGTGGTGGTGGTGAGCATCCTGTTCTACGGCATCCGCGCCTGCCTGGCCGCCCGCCGCGCCAGCCAGCCCACCACCCGCGAGACCGGCGTGCCCGTCGTGATGCCCGTGCGCATGACCGCCCGGGGTGGGCGCGCCAATGCTTAA
- the etfA_1 gene encoding electron transfer flavoprotein subunit alpha — MTTLVIAEHDNASVKGATLNTVTAALACGGDVHVLIAGSNAGAAAAAAAQIAGVAKVLHADAPGFAHGLAENVTAQVLALASGYSHIVFPATASGKNIAPRVAAKLDVGQISDVTKVISADTFERPIYAGNAIATVQSLDGTKVLTVRTTGFDPAAATGGSAAVEVLSAVADAGKSSFLGSEIAKNDRPELTAAKIIVSGGRALGSAEKFNEVMVPLADKLGAALGASRAAVDAGYAPNDWQVGQTGKIVAPQLYVAAGISGAIQHLAGMKDSKVIVAINKDEEAPIFSVADYGLVADLFVAVPELVKAL; from the coding sequence ATGACGACTCTCGTAATAGCCGAACACGACAACGCCAGCGTCAAAGGCGCGACCCTGAACACCGTCACCGCCGCACTCGCCTGCGGAGGCGATGTGCACGTGCTGATTGCTGGCTCCAACGCCGGTGCGGCTGCCGCCGCTGCCGCCCAGATCGCCGGTGTCGCCAAAGTGCTGCACGCCGATGCCCCCGGGTTTGCACACGGCCTGGCCGAAAACGTCACCGCCCAGGTGCTGGCACTGGCCTCTGGCTACAGCCACATCGTCTTCCCCGCCACCGCCTCGGGCAAGAACATCGCCCCCCGCGTGGCCGCCAAGCTGGACGTGGGCCAGATCAGCGACGTGACCAAGGTGATCAGTGCCGACACCTTCGAGCGCCCCATCTACGCCGGTAATGCCATCGCCACCGTGCAAAGCCTGGACGGCACCAAGGTACTCACCGTGCGCACCACCGGCTTCGACCCGGCTGCCGCCACCGGTGGCTCTGCCGCCGTGGAAGTGCTCAGCGCAGTAGCCGATGCCGGTAAATCCAGCTTCCTGGGCAGCGAGATCGCCAAGAACGACCGCCCCGAGCTCACCGCCGCCAAGATCATCGTGTCCGGTGGCCGGGCCCTGGGCAGTGCCGAGAAGTTCAACGAAGTCATGGTGCCGCTGGCCGACAAGCTGGGTGCGGCCCTGGGTGCATCCCGCGCTGCCGTGGACGCAGGCTACGCGCCGAACGACTGGCAAGTGGGCCAGACCGGCAAGATCGTGGCACCGCAGTTGTACGTGGCTGCAGGGATCTCGGGTGCCATCCAGCACTTGGCGGGCATGAAGGACAGCAAGGTCATCGTGGCCATCAACAAGGACGAAGAAGCGCCGATCTTCAGCGTGGCCGACTATGGGCTGGTAGCGGACTTGTTTGTGGCCGTTCCAGAACTGGTTAAGGCGCTGTAA
- the lnrK gene encoding transcriptional regulatory protein LnrK, producing MTPSTARAPIKLLIVDDHPIVLHSLVSLLTTYGPPVQVVAQARSAEEALVLAEQSQPDIVLTDLRMQPTSGITLIERLSARQPGIRYVVFTASTQVEHMLQAFDAGAAGFVVKESEVEVIVKAIEAVMGGSTHYPAGLMRALERRQQQPSLTAREAEVLALVAQGLTSKEIARVLAIDFRTVDAHRANIRQRFHLDSSAALLRFAMESSKN from the coding sequence GTGACCCCCTCCACCGCCCGCGCCCCCATCAAGCTGCTGATCGTGGACGACCACCCCATCGTGCTGCACAGCCTGGTCAGCCTGCTCACCACCTACGGCCCGCCGGTGCAGGTGGTGGCCCAGGCCCGCAGCGCCGAAGAAGCCCTGGTGCTGGCCGAGCAAAGCCAGCCCGACATCGTGCTCACCGACCTGCGCATGCAGCCCACCAGCGGCATCACCCTGATCGAGCGGCTGAGCGCACGCCAGCCGGGCATCCGCTACGTGGTGTTTACGGCCTCCACGCAGGTAGAGCACATGCTGCAGGCCTTCGATGCCGGGGCCGCTGGCTTTGTGGTCAAAGAGTCGGAGGTGGAGGTGATTGTCAAGGCCATCGAGGCGGTGATGGGCGGCTCCACCCACTACCCCGCGGGCCTGATGCGCGCCCTGGAGCGCCGCCAGCAGCAGCCCAGCCTGACCGCCCGCGAGGCCGAGGTGCTGGCCCTGGTGGCGCAAGGCCTGACCAGCAAGGAGATTGCCCGCGTTCTCGCCATCGACTTTCGCACCGTGGACGCGCACCGCGCCAACATCCGCCAGCGCTTCCACCTGGACAGCAGTGCCGCGCTGCTGCGGTTTGCGATGGAATCCAGTAAAAATTAA
- the cmpR_2 gene encoding HTH-type transcriptional activator CmpR translates to MYLPNRYIESPAAMDVLRLTLRQLQIFVAVAQGGSTTAASVAIALSQSATSSAVTELERLLSLQLFDRVGKRLLLNDNGRALLPRALALLDGAAGIEQMARDGRDQAQSLRIGASTTIGNYVLPPLLGAWADWQAAAQASAWQSRVQIGNTAAVARAVADFALDLGLIEGACHEATLQVTPWLQDTLVLVAAPTHPLAQEKTATLDGLREAVWLLREPGSGTRETTDQALLPHLHAYRRSIELGSSEAMQQAAVHGLGIACLSRWVVQDKLAAGQLRCLETPWPAIQRQCHLIVPRHKQVTPALQAFINFATTPGNAALMQKH, encoded by the coding sequence ATGTATCTACCCAATCGTTATATAGAAAGCCCCGCCGCCATGGATGTCCTGCGCCTGACCCTGCGCCAATTGCAGATTTTTGTGGCCGTGGCCCAGGGTGGCAGCACCACCGCGGCCAGCGTGGCGATTGCGCTGTCGCAGTCGGCCACCAGCTCGGCCGTGACCGAACTGGAGCGACTGCTGTCGCTGCAACTCTTTGACCGCGTGGGCAAGCGCCTGCTGCTCAACGACAACGGCCGCGCCCTGCTGCCGCGCGCGCTGGCCCTGCTGGACGGGGCCGCAGGCATTGAGCAGATGGCGCGGGATGGACGTGACCAGGCCCAGTCGCTGCGCATCGGCGCCAGCACCACCATCGGCAACTATGTGCTGCCGCCGCTACTGGGGGCCTGGGCGGACTGGCAGGCCGCGGCGCAGGCCAGCGCCTGGCAGTCCCGGGTGCAGATCGGCAACACCGCCGCAGTCGCCCGTGCGGTGGCCGACTTTGCGCTGGACCTGGGCCTGATCGAAGGGGCCTGCCACGAGGCCACGCTGCAGGTTACGCCCTGGCTACAAGACACCCTCGTGCTGGTGGCCGCACCCACGCACCCGCTGGCCCAAGAAAAAACCGCCACGCTGGACGGCCTGCGCGAAGCCGTGTGGCTGCTGCGCGAACCCGGCTCCGGCACCCGCGAAACCACCGACCAGGCGCTGCTGCCGCACCTGCACGCCTACCGGCGCAGCATCGAGCTCGGCAGTTCCGAAGCCATGCAGCAGGCGGCGGTGCACGGTTTAGGGATTGCCTGCCTGTCCCGCTGGGTGGTGCAGGACAAGCTGGCGGCCGGGCAGTTGCGCTGCCTGGAAACGCCTTGGCCTGCCATCCAGCGCCAATGCCACCTCATCGTGCCGCGACACAAGCAGGTCACGCCCGCCTTGCAGGCTTTCATCAACTTTGCAACAACCCCTGGGAATGCTGCGCTGATGCAAAAGCACTAG
- the btuE gene encoding thioredoxin/glutathione peroxidase BtuE — protein sequence MHPTLYAIALALVASSLPAAAQTAPASCPALLQHQFPRLQDEAPQNLCQYAGRVVLVVNTASYCGFAGQFEGLEALYAKQKDKGLVVLGFPSNDFAQEAKTSKEIADFCFNTYGVKFPMMGKSVVSGAGKNAFYAELVKATGQEPRWNFYKYLIDRKGQVVDSYNSMTGPDSPKLLAAIDKALAQKQ from the coding sequence ATGCACCCCACCCTCTACGCCATCGCCTTGGCGCTCGTCGCCAGCAGTCTGCCTGCCGCAGCCCAAACCGCACCCGCCTCGTGTCCCGCCTTGCTGCAGCACCAGTTCCCGCGCCTGCAGGACGAAGCACCGCAGAACCTGTGCCAGTACGCTGGCCGTGTGGTGCTGGTGGTCAACACCGCCAGCTACTGCGGTTTTGCGGGCCAGTTCGAGGGGCTGGAGGCGCTGTACGCCAAGCAAAAAGACAAGGGCCTGGTGGTGCTGGGCTTTCCGTCCAACGACTTCGCGCAAGAGGCCAAGACCTCCAAGGAAATTGCCGACTTCTGCTTCAACACCTATGGCGTGAAGTTCCCGATGATGGGCAAGTCGGTCGTGTCGGGCGCGGGCAAGAATGCGTTTTACGCCGAGCTGGTCAAGGCCACCGGCCAGGAGCCGCGCTGGAACTTCTACAAGTACCTGATCGACCGCAAAGGCCAGGTGGTGGACAGCTACAACTCCATGACCGGGCCTGACAGCCCCAAGCTGCTGGCGGCCATCGACAAGGCTTTGGCGCAAAAACAATAG
- the ecfG gene encoding ECF RNA polymerase sigma factor EcfG, whose amino-acid sequence MPQDDLQLLSAVPRLRRYARALVRNREDADDLVQDTLERAWTKASLWRGVADMRAWLFGIMHNLHADGQRRPRLATVELDDVTPESPVAANHSERLEVLDLQAALALLPHEQQEILLLVALEDMAYAEIASTLGVPIGTVMSRLSRGRERLRALVEGRAEPVHLKVVP is encoded by the coding sequence ATGCCCCAGGACGACCTGCAACTTCTCAGCGCCGTGCCGCGCCTGCGCCGCTACGCGCGGGCCCTGGTGCGCAACCGCGAAGATGCCGACGACCTGGTGCAAGACACCCTGGAGCGCGCCTGGACCAAAGCCAGCCTGTGGCGCGGCGTGGCCGACATGCGCGCCTGGCTGTTCGGCATCATGCACAACCTGCACGCAGACGGCCAGCGCCGCCCCCGGCTGGCCACGGTGGAGCTCGACGACGTTACGCCCGAGAGTCCGGTTGCGGCCAATCACAGCGAGCGCCTGGAGGTGCTGGACCTGCAGGCCGCCCTGGCCTTGCTGCCGCACGAGCAGCAAGAAATTCTGTTGCTGGTGGCGCTGGAAGACATGGCCTATGCCGAAATCGCCAGCACCCTGGGCGTCCCCATCGGCACGGTAATGTCGCGCCTGTCGCGTGGCCGCGAGCGCCTGCGCGCCCTGGTGGAAGGCCGCGCCGAGCCGGTGCACCTGAAAGTTGTTCCATGA
- the dmdC_2 gene encoding 3-methylmercaptopropionyl-CoA dehydrogenase: MSYTAPLKDMLFNIQHLARIDHIAALPGFEDAGLDTAQAVLEEAAKFNEGVLAPLNWVGDQNPSTWKDGVVTATPGFKAAFKQFAEGGWQGLQHPADYGGAGLPKSIGAACVEMCNSANLSFALCPLLSDGAIEALLTAGSDALKATYLEKLVSGEWTGTMNLTEPQAGSDLAMVRSRAEPVGDGSYKVFGTKIFITWGEHDMAENIVHLVLARVSGAPEGVKGISLFVVPKFLVNADGTLGARNDVHCVSIEHKLGIKASPTAVLQYGDHGGAVGFLVGEENRGLEYMFIMMNAARYAVGVQGIAVAERAYQTAVQFAKDRVQSRPVDGSVKASVAIIHHPDVQRMLMTMRGHTQGCRAMAMAAAAAYDIAHHHPEAETRQQNQAIYEFLVPLVKGYSTEMSLDVASLGVQVHGGMGFIEETGAAQYLRDAKILSIYEGTTAIQANDLVGRKTLRDAGATAKAIARQIVVTETALAQSGSADAVAVARRLKAARTAFLDVVTFVVTQAKTQPNAVFAGSVPYLMLAGKLVAGWQLGRSLLVAEELLAKGEDTAFMQAKISTARFYADHVLVAAQSLRDSIVEGADSVTALALDAY, from the coding sequence ATGAGCTACACCGCCCCGCTGAAAGACATGCTGTTCAACATCCAGCACCTGGCCCGCATCGACCATATCGCTGCACTGCCGGGCTTTGAAGACGCGGGGCTGGACACGGCCCAGGCGGTGCTGGAAGAGGCGGCCAAATTCAACGAGGGTGTGCTGGCTCCGCTGAACTGGGTGGGCGACCAGAACCCTTCTACCTGGAAAGACGGCGTGGTTACGGCCACGCCCGGCTTCAAGGCCGCGTTCAAGCAGTTTGCCGAAGGCGGCTGGCAGGGCCTGCAGCATCCGGCGGACTACGGTGGTGCGGGCTTGCCCAAGTCGATTGGCGCGGCCTGCGTGGAAATGTGCAACAGCGCCAACCTGAGCTTTGCGCTGTGCCCTTTGCTGAGCGACGGCGCGATCGAGGCGCTGCTGACGGCGGGCTCCGACGCGCTCAAGGCCACCTACCTGGAAAAGCTGGTCAGCGGCGAATGGACCGGCACCATGAACCTGACCGAGCCGCAGGCCGGTAGCGACCTGGCCATGGTGCGCAGCCGCGCCGAACCGGTCGGCGATGGCAGCTACAAGGTGTTTGGTACCAAGATTTTCATCACCTGGGGTGAGCACGACATGGCCGAAAACATCGTCCATCTGGTGCTGGCGCGGGTGAGCGGTGCGCCCGAGGGCGTGAAGGGCATCAGCCTGTTTGTGGTGCCGAAGTTTCTGGTCAACGCCGATGGCACGCTGGGCGCGCGCAACGACGTGCACTGCGTCAGCATCGAGCACAAGCTGGGCATCAAGGCCAGCCCCACGGCGGTGCTGCAGTACGGCGATCACGGCGGTGCTGTGGGTTTCCTGGTGGGCGAAGAAAACCGCGGCCTGGAGTACATGTTCATCATGATGAACGCCGCCCGCTACGCCGTGGGCGTGCAAGGCATTGCAGTGGCCGAACGGGCCTACCAAACGGCGGTGCAGTTTGCCAAAGACCGGGTGCAAAGCCGTCCGGTGGATGGCAGCGTCAAGGCCAGCGTGGCCATCATCCACCACCCCGACGTGCAGCGCATGCTGATGACCATGCGCGGCCACACCCAGGGCTGCCGCGCCATGGCCATGGCGGCGGCGGCGGCCTACGACATCGCCCACCACCATCCTGAGGCTGAGACCCGCCAGCAAAACCAGGCGATCTATGAGTTCCTGGTGCCCCTGGTGAAGGGCTATAGCACCGAAATGAGCCTGGACGTGGCCTCGCTGGGCGTGCAGGTGCACGGCGGCATGGGCTTTATCGAAGAAACCGGGGCCGCCCAGTACCTGCGCGATGCCAAGATTCTGAGCATCTACGAAGGCACCACCGCCATCCAGGCCAATGATTTGGTGGGTCGCAAAACCCTGCGCGATGCCGGTGCCACGGCCAAGGCCATCGCGCGCCAGATCGTGGTGACCGAAACCGCGCTGGCCCAGAGCGGCAGCGCCGATGCGGTGGCCGTGGCCCGCCGTCTGAAAGCCGCCCGCACCGCCTTTTTGGACGTGGTGACCTTTGTGGTGACCCAGGCCAAAACCCAGCCCAATGCCGTGTTTGCGGGCAGCGTGCCCTACCTGATGCTGGCGGGCAAGCTGGTGGCCGGTTGGCAATTGGGGCGCTCGCTGTTGGTAGCCGAGGAACTGCTGGCCAAGGGCGAAGACACGGCCTTCATGCAGGCCAAGATCAGCACCGCGCGCTTTTATGCCGACCACGTGCTGGTGGCCGCCCAAAGCCTGCGCGATAGCATTGTGGAAGGCGCAGACAGCGTGACGGCCTTGGCTTTGGATGCATACTGA
- a CDS encoding IS481 family transposase ISBxe3 codes for MPWTPKDLMDIKQEFVELARKEGANRRELCRRFGISPKTGYALLARYAQEGVGAYAPRSRKPLHSPARTSPTLELAVTQLRVQHPAWGGRKIARRLAELGHADVPPPSTVTAILHRHGLITPQASAAAQHWRRFEHEQPNALWQIDFKGDFDTLQGRCYPLTLLDDHSRFNLVLQACPSVATTSVQPHLAQVFERYGLPLRVNADNGAPWGSPRQPGQTLSELSIWLIRLGIRVSHSAPYHPQTNGKIERFHRSLKAEVLAGRSFAGLAQAQLAFEHWRGIYNHERPHDALELQTPAQRYQSSPRSYCATLAPIEYPQEDTVAMVNWNGEVRFKGFKLRVSSALFKLPIAFREDPEQVGCYNVFFCHQRFMQVDLKALQATT; via the coding sequence ATGCCTTGGACACCGAAAGACCTAATGGACATAAAGCAAGAATTCGTTGAGCTGGCCCGCAAAGAAGGAGCCAACCGGCGCGAGCTGTGTCGCCGCTTTGGCATTAGCCCCAAGACTGGCTATGCGCTGCTGGCACGTTACGCCCAGGAGGGGGTAGGTGCGTACGCACCCCGCTCCCGCAAGCCTTTGCACAGCCCTGCGCGCACTTCGCCCACGCTGGAGCTTGCCGTCACGCAACTGCGCGTACAGCATCCTGCATGGGGTGGACGCAAGATTGCCCGCCGCTTGGCCGAGCTGGGCCATGCCGATGTGCCTCCGCCCAGCACTGTCACGGCCATCCTGCACCGCCATGGCTTGATCACCCCCCAGGCCAGCGCGGCCGCCCAGCACTGGCGGCGCTTCGAACACGAGCAACCCAATGCGCTATGGCAAATCGACTTCAAGGGCGACTTCGATACCTTGCAAGGGCGCTGCTATCCGCTGACCTTGCTGGACGACCATTCGCGCTTCAACCTGGTACTGCAAGCCTGTCCCAGTGTGGCCACCACCAGTGTGCAGCCCCACTTGGCCCAGGTATTCGAGCGCTATGGCCTACCGCTGCGTGTGAATGCCGACAACGGAGCCCCTTGGGGCAGCCCTCGCCAGCCCGGGCAGACCTTGAGCGAGCTCAGTATCTGGTTGATCCGCCTGGGTATCCGGGTCAGCCACAGTGCGCCGTACCACCCGCAAACCAACGGCAAGATCGAGCGCTTCCACCGCTCGCTCAAAGCCGAGGTACTGGCAGGGCGCAGCTTTGCAGGCTTGGCGCAAGCGCAATTGGCTTTCGAGCACTGGCGCGGCATCTACAACCACGAGCGGCCCCACGATGCGTTGGAGCTACAGACCCCGGCCCAGCGCTACCAGAGCAGCCCAAGGAGCTATTGCGCCACGCTGGCACCGATCGAGTACCCCCAAGAGGACACGGTGGCCATGGTCAACTGGAATGGAGAAGTCCGTTTCAAGGGTTTCAAGCTGCGGGTATCCAGTGCGCTGTTCAAGCTACCGATTGCCTTCCGAGAAGACCCCGAACAGGTCGGCTGCTACAACGTTTTCTTCTGCCACCAGCGCTTCATGCAGGTCGACTTGAAAGCTTTGCAGGCTACCACCTGA
- the sigK gene encoding ECF RNA polymerase sigma factor SigK — translation MELLDRVAQRDALALKALYEHTSSKLYGLAVRVVGNREWAEDVLQEAFMTIWRAAGDYRATLSPPMAWLGLIVRSRGLDFLRRRTADRSGVTQELDEVMAETLEGDSPNPMDTTHASQQAWALHQCMGRLDNRQREVVSLAYLRDLSHGELAVQLKLPLGTVKTWIRRGLEQLRTCMARFA, via the coding sequence ATGGAACTGCTGGACCGCGTCGCCCAACGCGACGCACTCGCCCTCAAGGCCTTGTACGAGCACACCTCGTCCAAGCTCTACGGCCTGGCAGTGCGCGTAGTGGGCAATCGCGAGTGGGCCGAAGACGTGCTGCAAGAGGCCTTCATGACCATCTGGCGCGCCGCAGGCGACTACCGCGCCACCCTCAGCCCGCCCATGGCCTGGCTGGGGCTGATCGTGCGCAGCCGCGGCCTGGACTTTCTGCGCCGCCGCACCGCAGACCGCAGCGGCGTGACCCAGGAACTCGACGAAGTGATGGCTGAAACCCTGGAGGGCGACAGCCCCAACCCCATGGACACCACCCATGCCAGCCAGCAGGCCTGGGCGCTGCACCAGTGCATGGGCCGGTTGGACAACCGCCAGCGCGAAGTGGTCAGCCTGGCCTATCTGCGCGACCTGAGCCACGGCGAACTCGCCGTTCAGCTCAAGCTGCCGCTGGGCACGGTGAAGACCTGGATCCGGCGCGGGCTGGAGCAGCTGCGCACCTGCATGGCGCGGTTTGCGTGA